One region of Wyeomyia smithii strain HCP4-BCI-WySm-NY-G18 chromosome 3, ASM2978416v1, whole genome shotgun sequence genomic DNA includes:
- the LOC129733239 gene encoding acetylcholine receptor subunit beta-like isoform X1, translated as MPNFAGWWQPVTLAATAWIICCLSISGTSGSTEAIDCAHGYQGNNSELILRDALLCGTGYDIRKRPVKNQQDRVAMYIGAKVMSVELVHNSNARLEITVELSMQWFDAYLHWNKKEHADINTLSITEQEIWLPKLAAKSLLKSRTQGGSHCFQVKCHLSFNGEVMYSMLCTYGVDCFDNSRHWAFETKNCPLRIFTPDYDINQLSLFHFQRRLSYAVSGVLPYKITSFQMAIVNNTVHPEFRMDIIVERLIGPHLVVFFIFIIILFILNLVITWLRIDSSIRAVITFASLALHCAYTCILYWYASTRMEPALKLAHLLLGSLLWTFALVGLLAYSEKMSKRDCTGVPHFLRNIYRTLSRIASIKPFLQLGYINLEDPLIKPTTESSEARMTNHVTEEQSMPPLPSPPTQDTSIEQADSDEEVDPSDVKWSVFLQPFDRIVFCGIATTYVFMLMVLFLA; from the exons ATGCCGAATTTCGCTGGTTGGTGGCAACCGGTGACACTCGCGGCCACTGCGTGGATAATTTGCTGTCTCAGCATCAGTGGAACCAGTG GTTCCACGGAAGCTATCGATTGTGCTCATGGCTACCAGGGTAACAATTCGGAGTTGATACTGAGGGATGCGCTTCTCTGCGGAACCGGATACGATATTCGAAAAAGACCGGTGAAAAATCAGCAGGATCGTGTGGCTATGTATATTGGAGCGAAAGTCATGAGTGTTGAGCTG GTGCATAACTCCAACGCGAGACTGGAAATAACTGTTGAGTTATCAATG CAATGGTTCGATGCGTATCTCCACTGGAACAAAAAGGAACACGCGGACATCAATACTCTTTCGATCACAGAGCAGGAGATTTGGTTGCCAAAGCTGGCAGCGAAGTCTTTGCTAAA ATCACGCACTCAGGGTGGCAGCCACTGTTTTCAGGTCAAATGTCATCTAAGCTTCAACGGCGAGGTGATGTACTCTATGCTGTGCACTTATGGCGTGGACTGTTTCGATAATTCGCGTCATTGGGCGTTCGAAACGAAAAACTGTCCGCTGAGGATTTTTACGCCGGATTACGATATCAACCAGCTTTCGTTGTTTCATTTTCAGCGTCGACTGTCGTATGCAGTGTCTGGGGTGCTGCCCTATAAGATAACCtcatttcaaatggcaattGTCAATAACACGGTGCACCCGGAGTTCAGGATGGACATAATCGTGGAGCGATTGATCGGTCCGCATTTGGTTGtctttttcatatttattatcA tattgtttattttaaatttagtaATCACTTGGTTGAGAATTGATAGTTCCATTCGAGCGGTAATTACATTCGCCTCTTTGGCACTACATTGTGCCTACACTTGCATACTGTATTGGTACGCCAGTACTAGGATGGAACCAGCGCTAAAGTTAGCTCATCTATTGCTGGGATCATTACTCTGGACGTTCGCTTTAGTCGGATTACTAGCTTActcagaaaaaatgtcaaaacgtGACTGTACCGGTGTTCCTCACTTTCTTCGGAATATTTATCGAACGCTTTCCAGAATTGCCAGCATTAAACCATTTCTGCAGTTGGGCTATATCAACCTGGAGGATCCTCTGATAAAACCAACCACGGAAAGCTCCGAGGCACGAATGACCAACCACGTGACCGAAGAGCAATCGATGCCACCACTGCCTTCCCCACCGACCCAGGATACTTCTATCGAGCAGGCAGATTCTGACGAGGAAGTCGATCCAAGCGACGTCAAGTGGAGCGTGTTTTTGCAACCTTTCGATCGTATCGTCTTTTGCGGAATTGCGACAACCTACGTGTTCATGCTGATGGTGCTGTTTCTGGCGTGA
- the LOC129733239 gene encoding neuronal acetylcholine receptor subunit alpha-2-like isoform X2 codes for MPNFAGWWQPVTLAATAWIICCLSISGTSGSTEAIDCAHGYQGNNSELILRDALLCGTGYDIRKRPVKNQQDRVAMYIGAKVMSVELVHNSNARLEITVELSMQWFDAYLHWNKKEHADINTLSITEQEIWLPKLAAKSLLKSRTQGGSHCFQVKCHLSFNGEVMYSMLCTYGVDCFDNSRHWAFETKNCPLRIFTPDYDINQLSLFHFQRRLSYAVSGVLPYKITSFQMAIVNNTVHPEFRMDIIVERLIGPHLVVFFIFIIIITWLRIDSSIRAVITFASLALHCAYTCILYWYASTRMEPALKLAHLLLGSLLWTFALVGLLAYSEKMSKRDCTGVPHFLRNIYRTLSRIASIKPFLQLGYINLEDPLIKPTTESSEARMTNHVTEEQSMPPLPSPPTQDTSIEQADSDEEVDPSDVKWSVFLQPFDRIVFCGIATTYVFMLMVLFLA; via the exons ATGCCGAATTTCGCTGGTTGGTGGCAACCGGTGACACTCGCGGCCACTGCGTGGATAATTTGCTGTCTCAGCATCAGTGGAACCAGTG GTTCCACGGAAGCTATCGATTGTGCTCATGGCTACCAGGGTAACAATTCGGAGTTGATACTGAGGGATGCGCTTCTCTGCGGAACCGGATACGATATTCGAAAAAGACCGGTGAAAAATCAGCAGGATCGTGTGGCTATGTATATTGGAGCGAAAGTCATGAGTGTTGAGCTG GTGCATAACTCCAACGCGAGACTGGAAATAACTGTTGAGTTATCAATG CAATGGTTCGATGCGTATCTCCACTGGAACAAAAAGGAACACGCGGACATCAATACTCTTTCGATCACAGAGCAGGAGATTTGGTTGCCAAAGCTGGCAGCGAAGTCTTTGCTAAA ATCACGCACTCAGGGTGGCAGCCACTGTTTTCAGGTCAAATGTCATCTAAGCTTCAACGGCGAGGTGATGTACTCTATGCTGTGCACTTATGGCGTGGACTGTTTCGATAATTCGCGTCATTGGGCGTTCGAAACGAAAAACTGTCCGCTGAGGATTTTTACGCCGGATTACGATATCAACCAGCTTTCGTTGTTTCATTTTCAGCGTCGACTGTCGTATGCAGTGTCTGGGGTGCTGCCCTATAAGATAACCtcatttcaaatggcaattGTCAATAACACGGTGCACCCGGAGTTCAGGATGGACATAATCGTGGAGCGATTGATCGGTCCGCATTTGGTTGtctttttcatatttattatcA taATCACTTGGTTGAGAATTGATAGTTCCATTCGAGCGGTAATTACATTCGCCTCTTTGGCACTACATTGTGCCTACACTTGCATACTGTATTGGTACGCCAGTACTAGGATGGAACCAGCGCTAAAGTTAGCTCATCTATTGCTGGGATCATTACTCTGGACGTTCGCTTTAGTCGGATTACTAGCTTActcagaaaaaatgtcaaaacgtGACTGTACCGGTGTTCCTCACTTTCTTCGGAATATTTATCGAACGCTTTCCAGAATTGCCAGCATTAAACCATTTCTGCAGTTGGGCTATATCAACCTGGAGGATCCTCTGATAAAACCAACCACGGAAAGCTCCGAGGCACGAATGACCAACCACGTGACCGAAGAGCAATCGATGCCACCACTGCCTTCCCCACCGACCCAGGATACTTCTATCGAGCAGGCAGATTCTGACGAGGAAGTCGATCCAAGCGACGTCAAGTGGAGCGTGTTTTTGCAACCTTTCGATCGTATCGTCTTTTGCGGAATTGCGACAACCTACGTGTTCATGCTGATGGTGCTGTTTCTGGCGTGA
- the LOC129733242 gene encoding neuronal acetylcholine receptor subunit beta-3-like produces the protein MMRLLVLTLFLYTQGASAVNCDVEPKTTEATLKSKLLCSKYDKSERPVKSHSDSVHVDMHMVLQNFNFEDNLQKLYINVWLLLQWKDEYLNWNPMEYDGIKELIIKSDDIWIPDVTPYSAFYSNNLDASCTTPKCVLVSSGRVKCVPACEYHTLCRSDYTNWPFDRQNCSIRFGMWAEHSNEVDFIVNGTSFGSEDTNTHNEWKILSMSVQKHQSPLPEKNTTYPSLIYNYILERHSGSHCAVVLTPAFVMLAINLISLCLKCYSLDRLLILGSNLFVHFLFIENLYWMIPFNGSTTPLFVLFFRDSLMITAILLIMTVFLKHLYLSDKEAPAAIRGLIISLTSNRLGQKLVNPDIDDDSCSKAAENVRVNERTAEEVTEDTVILVGSSSNPNEPQEIVEKSTLCRTVALIIDRLLFLGVIIAYVFMLLTLIPKN, from the exons ATGATGCGACTTCTGGTTCTGACATTGTTTTTGTATACCCAAGGAGCCt CGGCAGTTAATTGTGATGTTGAACCAAAAACTACAGAAGCAACGCTGAAATCAAAGTTGCTCTGCTCGAAATATGATAAATCAGAACGACCGGTAAAAAGCCATAGCGATTCTGTGCACGTAGATATGCatatggttttacaaaatttcaacttt GAAGACAATCTTCAGAAACTGTACATCAATGTGTGGCTGTTACTACAGTGGAAGGATGAGTATTTAAATTGGAATCCCATGGAATACGATGGCATCAAAGAACTCATCATCAAATCTGATGACATCTGGATACCCGACGTGACACCGTACTCGGC TTTTTACAGCAACAACTTAGATGCTTCCTGCACTACGCCAAAGTGTGTTCTTGTTAGCAGTGGCAGAGTGAAATGTGTCCCAGCATGCGAGTACCACACACTTTGCCGATCGGATTATACAAACTGGCCGTTTGATCGTCAGAATTGCAGCATCCGTTTTGGAATGTGGGCGGAACATTCGAACGAGGTAGATTTTATCGTGAACGGAACCTCGTTCGGATCGGAAGATACCAACACACACAATGAGTGGAAAATTCTCTCTATGAGTGTGCAAAAACATCAGTCACCATTGCCGGAGAAAAATACTACCTATCCATCGTTGATCTACAATTACATCCTAGAACGACACTCCGGTTCACATTGCGCAGTCGTGTTAACACCTGCTTTTG TAATGCTAGCTATAAATCTTATATCACTTTGCCTAAAATGCTATTCGCTGGATCGACTACTCATCCTAGGATCGAATCTTTTCgtgcattttttatttattgaaaacCTCTACTGGATGATTCCCTTCAACGGATCAACGACTCCTTTGTTTG TGCTTTTCTTCCGAGACTCTCTAATGATCACCGCAATCCTGCTGATAATGACCGTTTTTCTCAAACATCTCTACTTAAGTGACAAGGAAGCACCAGCCGCCATTAGGGGTTTAATAATTTCCTTAACTAGTAACCGTCTCGGACAAAAGTTAGTCAACCCGGACATAGACGATGACAGTTGCTCCAAAGCGGCAGAAAATGTCCGCGTTAATGAGCGTACTGCCGAGGAAGTTACAGAGGACACTGTTATTCTGGTTGGTAGCAGCAGTAACCCGAATGAACCTCAAGAAATCGTCGAAAAAAGTACGCTCTGTAGAACGGTTGCGCTCATTATTGATAGGTTACTTTTTCTAGGTGTAATAATTGCATATGTTTTTATGCTTCTCACCCTTATCCCTAAAAATTAA
- the LOC129733248 gene encoding chymotrypsin-elastase inhibitor ixodidin-like, protein MKLAVITVLATAYASMVNGVPYDTYCNGINEVFSTCGCPSTCDSYLYGGYEGCGSGCQRGCFCRPGYVRNTVGVCIEEVQCTRRSYYQQSVDYSPYGYYGYDNDLWY, encoded by the exons ATGAAGCTAGCAGTTATCACAGTTCTTGCTACAGCCTACGCTTCTATGGTTAATGGAGTGCCTTATG ATACTTACTGCAACGGAATAAACGAAGTCTTCTCGACTTGTGGATGTCCTTCGACGTGCGATTCCTATCTGTACGGCGGATACGAAGGATGTGGTTCGGGGTGTCAGCGCGGATGCTTTTGCCGGCCCGGCTACGTTCGCAATACGGTTGGCGTATGCATCGAAGAGGTCCAGTGCACTAGAAGATCATACTACCAACAATCAGTCGATTACTCTCCCTATGGATACTACGGTTATGACAACGATCTGTGGTATTAA